One genomic window of Corticium candelabrum chromosome 21, ooCorCand1.1, whole genome shotgun sequence includes the following:
- the LOC134196810 gene encoding uncharacterized protein LOC134196810: MACICAAGYSMPPMVILDRKGLNPDWTEGEVPGTTYGLNESGGIDSDLFDGWFNQLFLKFIPAARPILLLLDGHSSHYNPAVIKQAASNNIIIFCLPPNTTHLMQPLDRVCFGAVKQFWNEECHSYMQQHPGKVITRRQFCQVFS, encoded by the coding sequence GTGCTGCTGGATATTCTATGCCACCAATGGTCATTCTTGACAGAAAAGGATTAAATCCAGACTGGACAGAAGGAGAAGTCCCTGGGACTACGTATGGCCTAAATGAGTCTGGTGGGATTGACAGTGACTTGTTTGATGGGTGGTTTAATCAACTGTTTTTAAAGTTTATTCCTGCTGCTCGTCCAATCCTTCTGCTATTAGATGGTCACTCTTCCCATTATAACCCTGCTGTAATCAAGCAAGCGGCAAGTAACAACATCATTATATTCTGCCTACCACCAAACACCACCCATCTCATGCAGCCACTAGACAGAGTGTGCTTTGGTGCAGTCAAGCAGTTCTGGAACGAAGAATGCCACAGTTACATGCAACAGCATCCAGGTAAAGTAATCACACGAAGGCAATTCTGTCAGGTATTTAGTTAG